In Crinalium epipsammum PCC 9333, the following are encoded in one genomic region:
- the uvrC gene encoding excinuclease ABC subunit UvrC, with protein sequence MTSSTEFLPLLKNPERLEKRLKEIPSEPGVYFMRDKSDRILYIGKSKKLRSRVRSYFRDSQSLSPRIAMMVRQVAEIEFIVTDTESEALALEANLVKQHQPYFNVLLKDDKKYPYVLITWSEAYPRIFITRNRRLAKEKDKYYGPYVDSGLLRRTLHIVKRLFPLKQRPQPLFKDRPCLNYDLGRCPGVCQKLISSEDYRKTIQKIAMVFQGRNSELLDVLTAQMEKAAEDLNFEQAARIRDQIGGLRSLTADQKVSLPNDTVSRDAIALAADEKHACIQLFQIRAGKLVGRLGFVAEVPAFQELDPPKSPLKRGTLDQFSPLFKGGRGGSNGFDGEGENLASPLLTGGNETLFLGAILQRVLEEHYQNAESVEIPSEILVQHELPDSEMLGEFLTERKGRKVSIIAPQRQTKAELIEMVERNAEYELARMQKLGDRNTEATQDLADILDLAELPRRIEGYDISHIQGSNAVASQVVFIDGLPAKQHYRHYKIRNPEVKIGHSDDFASLAEVISRRFRKYGEDPQLPRVGNPDFPDLIMIDGGKGQLSSVVAVLQEMNLLEDLRVVSLAKQREEIFLPGESLPLETNAEQPGVQLLRRLRDEAHRFAVTFHRQQRSDKLKRSRLDEIPGLGFNRQKQLLAHFRSIDYIREASPEQLAKAPGIGSHIAQEIYKYFHPSV encoded by the coding sequence GTGACATCTTCTACTGAATTTCTACCTTTACTTAAAAATCCAGAGCGTCTCGAGAAACGCCTGAAGGAAATACCCTCGGAACCAGGGGTTTATTTCATGCGCGACAAAAGCGATCGCATCCTATATATAGGTAAGTCGAAAAAATTGCGATCGCGTGTGCGTTCTTATTTCCGCGACTCCCAAAGCCTTAGTCCCCGCATTGCCATGATGGTGCGACAAGTGGCGGAAATTGAGTTTATTGTTACAGATACCGAATCAGAGGCTTTAGCATTAGAAGCGAATCTTGTCAAGCAACATCAACCTTATTTTAATGTATTGCTGAAAGATGACAAGAAATATCCTTATGTTTTAATTACTTGGTCGGAAGCATATCCGCGTATATTTATCACCCGCAATCGCCGTTTAGCTAAAGAAAAAGATAAATATTATGGTCCTTATGTAGATTCGGGTTTATTACGCAGAACCTTACATATAGTTAAACGTCTTTTCCCACTAAAACAGCGACCGCAACCTTTATTTAAAGATCGTCCTTGTTTGAACTATGATTTAGGTCGTTGTCCTGGTGTTTGTCAAAAATTAATTTCATCAGAAGATTATCGTAAAACTATTCAAAAAATAGCGATGGTCTTTCAAGGACGTAATAGTGAACTGCTGGATGTTTTGACTGCTCAAATGGAAAAAGCAGCAGAAGATTTAAACTTTGAGCAAGCTGCACGAATTCGCGATCAAATTGGTGGTTTAAGGTCGTTAACTGCTGATCAAAAAGTATCACTGCCTAATGATACTGTTTCGCGGGATGCGATCGCACTAGCTGCTGACGAGAAACACGCCTGTATTCAATTATTCCAAATTCGCGCAGGGAAATTAGTTGGAAGGTTAGGATTTGTTGCGGAAGTTCCAGCTTTTCAGGAATTAGATCCCCCTAAATCCCCCTTAAAAAGGGGGACTTTGGATCAATTCTCCCCCCTTTTTAAGGGGGGTAGGGGGGGATCGAATGGTTTTGACGGGGAGGGGGAGAATCTTGCCTCCCCCCTGTTAACGGGGGGGAATGAGACTCTGTTTCTTGGTGCTATTTTGCAGCGAGTGTTAGAAGAACATTATCAAAATGCTGAATCTGTAGAAATTCCCTCAGAAATTTTAGTGCAGCATGAGTTACCAGATAGTGAGATGTTAGGGGAGTTTTTAACAGAACGTAAAGGACGTAAAGTTAGTATCATTGCTCCGCAACGGCAAACCAAGGCAGAATTAATTGAAATGGTGGAGCGCAATGCTGAATATGAATTAGCGCGAATGCAAAAATTAGGCGATCGCAACACCGAAGCTACTCAAGATTTAGCTGATATTCTAGACTTAGCAGAATTACCGCGCCGAATTGAAGGTTATGACATTTCCCATATACAAGGCTCAAATGCTGTAGCTTCTCAGGTAGTGTTTATTGATGGCTTACCTGCAAAACAACACTATCGCCATTACAAAATTAGAAATCCTGAAGTCAAAATTGGTCATTCTGATGACTTTGCCAGTTTAGCAGAAGTAATTAGCCGTCGCTTCCGTAAGTATGGAGAAGATCCACAATTACCGCGAGTAGGAAATCCTGATTTTCCTGATTTAATTATGATTGACGGAGGTAAAGGTCAGTTATCATCGGTTGTCGCAGTTTTACAAGAGATGAACTTATTAGAAGACTTGCGGGTAGTTAGTTTAGCTAAACAGCGAGAAGAAATTTTCTTACCTGGTGAATCATTACCACTTGAAACTAATGCAGAACAACCAGGAGTACAATTATTGCGAAGATTAAGGGATGAAGCACACAGATTTGCTGTGACTTTTCATCGTCAACAAAGAAGTGATAAATTAAAGCGATCGCGCTTAGATGAAATCCCTGGATTAGGATTTAATCGCCAAAAGCAACTTCTAGCACATTTCCGTTCTATTGACTACATCCGTGAAGCTTCCCCAGAACAACTAGCAAAAGCACCTGGAATTGGATCGCATATAGCACAGGAAATTTACAAGTATTTCCACCCTTCAGTGTAG
- a CDS encoding LL-diaminopimelate aminotransferase — protein sequence MQFAHRLQPLQANVFADMDQAKARARAAGQDIIDLSLGSSDLPSADHVIAAIQSSLSDTSTHGYLLFHGTQSFRQAAANWYTQKFGIPVDPETEVVSLIGSQEGTAHLPLAILNPGDFALLLDPGYPSHAGGVYLAGGQIYPMPITEENDFLPVFEDIPAPVLNQARMMVLSYPHNPTSAIAPLSFFQKAVAFCKQHDLVLVHDFPYADLVFSEGVAPSILQADPDKSVSIEFFTMSKSYNMGGFRVGYAIGNPQLIKALRQIKAVVDFNQYRGILNGAIAALTGSQTQVQQAVATFQKRRDAFIEALHKIGWQVPTPVATMYIWAKLPERWSHNSIEFCTQLVEKTGVAASPGAGFGKSGEGYVRFALVHEPPILEKAVDKIAEFMEK from the coding sequence ATGCAGTTTGCACACCGTTTACAACCCCTGCAAGCGAATGTGTTTGCAGATATGGATCAGGCAAAGGCTAGAGCTAGAGCCGCCGGACAAGATATTATTGACTTATCATTAGGTTCTTCTGATTTACCATCAGCCGACCATGTAATTGCTGCTATTCAATCATCTTTATCTGATACCAGCACTCACGGTTACTTACTATTTCATGGTACGCAAAGTTTCCGACAAGCTGCTGCTAACTGGTACACACAAAAGTTTGGTATTCCAGTTGACCCAGAAACAGAGGTAGTATCTCTCATTGGTTCGCAAGAAGGAACTGCTCATTTACCTTTAGCAATATTAAATCCAGGTGATTTTGCTTTATTGTTAGATCCTGGTTATCCTTCCCATGCAGGGGGTGTTTACCTTGCTGGTGGTCAAATTTACCCGATGCCTATCACAGAGGAAAATGATTTTTTACCTGTGTTTGAGGACATCCCAGCACCAGTGTTAAATCAAGCACGAATGATGGTGTTGAGTTATCCTCATAATCCTACAAGCGCGATCGCACCTTTATCATTTTTCCAAAAAGCAGTAGCCTTTTGTAAACAACACGATCTTGTTTTAGTTCACGATTTCCCTTATGCAGATTTAGTATTTAGCGAAGGTGTTGCACCTTCAATTCTGCAAGCTGACCCAGATAAAAGCGTCTCAATTGAATTTTTTACTATGTCGAAATCTTACAATATGGGAGGATTTCGCGTAGGTTATGCTATTGGTAATCCGCAATTAATTAAAGCTTTGCGACAAATCAAAGCGGTGGTGGATTTTAACCAATATAGAGGAATTTTAAACGGTGCGATCGCAGCTTTAACTGGCTCACAAACTCAAGTACAACAAGCCGTTGCTACCTTCCAAAAAAGACGCGATGCCTTTATAGAAGCTTTACATAAAATCGGCTGGCAAGTTCCTACACCAGTTGCCACAATGTACATTTGGGCAAAATTACCTGAACGTTGGAGTCATAATTCTATTGAATTTTGCACTCAATTGGTAGAAAAAACCGGAGTTGCAGCTTCGCCTGGGGCGGGTTTTGGTAAATCTGGTGAAGGTTATGTACGCTTTGCTTTAGTACACGAACCGCCAATTTTAGAAAAAGCTGTTGATAAAATTGCTGAATTTATGGAGAAGTAG
- a CDS encoding thioredoxin family protein — MSKVISISDAEFESEVLQAQQPVLVYLWASWCGPCRLVSPSVDAIAQNYSDRLKVVKMEVDPNPETVKQYKVEGVPAIRLFKEQELVESMEGAITKQKLESLLAAHI; from the coding sequence ATGAGTAAGGTTATTTCTATTTCTGATGCCGAGTTTGAATCTGAAGTTTTGCAAGCTCAACAACCAGTATTAGTTTATTTGTGGGCTTCATGGTGTGGTCCTTGTCGCTTGGTGTCACCATCAGTAGATGCGATCGCCCAAAATTATAGCGATCGCCTCAAGGTCGTTAAAATGGAAGTTGACCCGAATCCCGAAACAGTTAAGCAATATAAAGTTGAGGGTGTACCAGCGATTAGATTGTTTAAAGAACAAGAATTAGTTGAATCTATGGAAGGAGCTATTACTAAGCAAAAATTAGAAAGCTTATTAGCAGCCCACATTTAA
- a CDS encoding cystatin domain-containing protein, producing MKYNFRVALILVALSLPFVNMPENLAQIPGGYNNADKTDQDVVKAAKFAFNTQRLKQRRSISLISIERAEMQVVAGRNYQLWLKVKNNNQIQQVTTVVYLDLQQRYSLSSWKVEKCKR from the coding sequence ATGAAATATAATTTCCGTGTTGCGCTTATATTAGTTGCACTTTCTTTGCCCTTTGTTAATATGCCGGAGAATTTGGCTCAAATACCTGGTGGTTATAACAATGCTGACAAAACTGATCAAGATGTTGTCAAGGCAGCGAAATTTGCTTTTAACACACAACGGTTAAAGCAACGTCGTAGCATCTCACTTATTTCTATTGAGCGTGCTGAAATGCAAGTTGTAGCGGGAAGGAATTACCAACTTTGGTTAAAAGTAAAGAACAATAACCAAATTCAGCAAGTGACAACTGTAGTTTATCTAGATCTTCAACAGAGGTATTCTCTATCTAGTTGGAAGGTAGAAAAGTGTAAGAGATAA
- a CDS encoding PspA/IM30 family protein: MGLFDRISRVVRANLNDVVSKAEDPEKILEQSIIDMQEDLVQLRQAVAQAIASQKRIEQQYNKAQTEANSWQQRAQLALTKGDENLAREALGRKKTNSETAAALKAQLDTQSGHMDTMKRNLIALESKISEAKTKKDMLKARAQAAKANEQLQGAMGRLGSNNAMGAFERMEEKVLMAEARSQSAAELTGGNLEEQFKLLESGNGVEDELAAMKAQLLAPSPQPQGTLPPSKPASTPSKSEVDTELEQLRSQIDSL, from the coding sequence ATGGGATTATTCGATCGCATTAGTCGAGTCGTTAGAGCCAATCTGAACGACGTGGTGAGCAAAGCTGAAGATCCAGAAAAGATTCTGGAGCAATCAATTATTGATATGCAAGAAGACTTGGTGCAGCTACGCCAAGCTGTTGCTCAGGCAATTGCTAGTCAAAAACGTATTGAGCAACAATACAACAAAGCTCAAACCGAAGCAAATAGCTGGCAGCAACGGGCGCAGTTAGCTCTTACCAAGGGTGATGAAAATCTAGCGCGGGAAGCTTTAGGACGTAAGAAGACTAATAGCGAAACGGCGGCTGCGCTCAAAGCCCAGCTAGATACCCAAAGTGGTCACATGGACACAATGAAGCGCAACTTGATTGCCTTGGAAAGTAAAATTTCCGAAGCTAAGACCAAGAAAGATATGCTCAAGGCAAGGGCGCAAGCTGCTAAGGCTAACGAACAACTCCAAGGTGCTATGGGACGCTTAGGAAGCAACAACGCGATGGGGGCGTTCGAGCGCATGGAAGAAAAAGTATTGATGGCGGAAGCTCGTTCCCAGTCAGCAGCAGAGCTTACAGGAGGAAACTTAGAAGAGCAATTTAAGCTACTTGAATCTGGTAATGGTGTTGAGGATGAATTGGCAGCTATGAAAGCCCAATTACTTGCACCAAGTCCACAGCCACAGGGTACACTACCTCCTTCCAAGCCTGCATCTACTCCATCCAAGTCAGAAGTAGATACGGAGTTAGAACAGTTGCGATCGCAAATTGACAGCTTGTAA
- a CDS encoding serine/threonine-protein kinase — MVYCLNLSCNNTLNPDAHKFCQNCGLPLLLRNRYRVIKPLGSGGFGRTYQAEDIDCMNAACVVKQFSPSSEIKADSTALKKAEELFNQEAERLFQLGEHPQVPRLLAYFEQEHSLYLVQELIDGHDLRRELVEQGAFSEQKIQQLLNDLLPILKIVHEHGVIHRDLKPENIMRRRKDGKLVLIDFGVSKQVTGTSLGQGTTVGTPGYAPIEQLRGQVFPASDLYSLGVTCISLLTNCLPRNDGSNNLYDALESRWIWRERLPQSSSFNPMLAQVLDKLLQERVKDRYQSAVEVMQDLTDDLTSDVGVDYSKLRDLLAIRKWREADLETRALMLKAASRLKEGWLTLADFDKFPIHDIHTINKLWSKYSKGSRLQVATTVLRAITDDLSSEVGIDYTYLRGLLAAGNWQEADAETVNLMLSASGRKKEGWIDLNSIRSFPCADLRTINRLWLKYSNGHFGFTVQKSIWESVGGNFDADVKIYKQFCDRIGWYTKGDLFYYSHLTFDLSAPKGHLPSGRAGDIALLIRVIGKFGGFGVERVTSLVSRLESCGIK, encoded by the coding sequence ATGGTGTACTGCCTTAATCTTAGCTGTAACAATACCCTCAACCCTGACGCGCATAAATTTTGTCAAAACTGCGGTTTACCACTGTTACTCAGGAATCGCTACCGCGTAATTAAACCGCTTGGTAGCGGTGGATTTGGTAGAACTTATCAGGCAGAAGATATAGATTGCATGAATGCTGCCTGCGTAGTCAAACAATTTTCACCATCTTCAGAAATTAAAGCTGATTCTACGGCACTCAAGAAAGCTGAGGAACTGTTTAACCAAGAAGCAGAGAGACTCTTTCAACTTGGAGAACATCCTCAAGTACCCAGGCTATTAGCGTACTTTGAACAAGAGCATAGTCTGTACCTAGTACAAGAGTTAATCGACGGACATGATTTACGCAGAGAATTAGTGGAGCAGGGGGCTTTTAGTGAACAAAAAATTCAGCAATTATTGAATGATTTACTGCCCATTCTTAAGATTGTACATGAACACGGCGTAATTCACAGAGATCTTAAGCCAGAAAATATCATGCGCCGTCGTAAAGATGGCAAGTTAGTATTAATTGATTTTGGGGTATCTAAACAAGTTACAGGAACAAGTCTAGGTCAAGGTACAACAGTTGGTACACCTGGATATGCACCAATAGAACAACTACGCGGTCAAGTTTTTCCAGCTAGTGATCTCTACAGTTTAGGTGTTACCTGCATTTCTTTATTAACAAATTGTTTACCTAGAAATGATGGTTCTAATAACCTTTATGATGCCCTAGAAAGCCGTTGGATATGGAGAGAACGTTTACCTCAAAGTTCTAGTTTCAATCCCATGTTAGCGCAAGTTTTAGATAAGTTACTACAGGAGCGGGTCAAGGATCGTTATCAATCGGCGGTGGAAGTCATGCAAGACCTCACTGATGATTTGACTTCCGATGTTGGTGTAGATTATAGTAAATTAAGAGATTTACTAGCAATAAGAAAATGGCGCGAAGCTGATTTAGAAACTAGGGCGTTAATGCTGAAAGCAGCTTCTAGATTAAAAGAAGGTTGGCTGACTTTAGCAGATTTTGACAAATTCCCGATTCACGATATACATACTATTAATAAACTTTGGAGTAAATATAGTAAAGGTAGCAGGCTTCAAGTAGCTACTACTGTATTAAGAGCTATTACTGATGATTTAAGTTCAGAGGTAGGAATAGATTATACTTACCTAAGAGGTCTATTAGCTGCCGGAAATTGGCAAGAAGCTGATGCAGAAACGGTTAATTTAATGCTGAGTGCATCAGGTAGAAAAAAAGAAGGTTGGATTGATTTAAATAGTATTAGAAGCTTTCCCTGTGCTGACTTGCGTACTATTAATAGACTGTGGTTGAAGTATAGTAATGGACATTTTGGGTTTACTGTCCAAAAAAGTATTTGGGAGAGTGTTGGGGGAAACTTTGATGCTGATGTAAAAATTTATAAACAGTTTTGCGATCGCATCGGTTGGTATACCAAAGGAGACTTGTTTTACTACTCTCATCTTACCTTCGACCTCAGTGCGCCAAAAGGACATTTACCCTCTGGTCGCGCTGGAGATATTGCTTTATTAATTAGAGTAATTGGAAAATTTGGCGGTTTCGGAGTGGAAAGAGTAACTTCTTTAGTTTCTCGGTTAGAAAGTTGTGGGATTAAGTGA
- a CDS encoding DUF721 domain-containing protein: protein MSFESINNILGALENQAEFQKITLFRSLLRCWAEVVGTAATSQTRPISISRDVLFVATSSSAWSNNLSLQRYRLLKQLNAQLPINLIDIRFSTAQWQDVVGQGNYEDERGQFLILQHPSWVGDAGSLQSESEQPQVTDAHTAFENWAKRVKERSHELPLCPQCQCPTPKGELQRWGFCSFCTTKQPPK, encoded by the coding sequence ATGTCTTTTGAAAGTATAAATAATATCTTAGGCGCTCTGGAAAATCAGGCTGAGTTTCAGAAAATTACTCTGTTTCGCAGTTTGTTAAGATGTTGGGCTGAGGTTGTGGGAACTGCTGCTACTTCTCAAACTCGACCAATTTCTATTTCTAGAGATGTGTTGTTTGTTGCTACCTCTAGTTCGGCTTGGTCGAATAATCTGTCTTTGCAACGGTATCGCCTTCTCAAACAGTTGAATGCTCAATTACCTATTAATTTAATTGATATTCGCTTTTCTACGGCTCAATGGCAAGATGTCGTTGGTCAAGGAAATTATGAAGATGAGCGAGGGCAATTTTTGATATTACAACATCCTAGCTGGGTTGGGGATGCAGGGTCTTTACAAAGCGAAAGTGAGCAGCCTCAAGTTACAGATGCTCATACGGCGTTTGAAAATTGGGCTAAACGAGTCAAGGAGCGATCGCACGAGTTACCGCTTTGTCCCCAGTGTCAGTGTCCCACACCTAAAGGAGAATTACAGCGTTGGGGTTTTTGTTCATTTTGTACCACTAAGCAGCCGCCTAAGTAG
- a CDS encoding trans-sulfuration enzyme family protein, with translation MKIETLAVHAGHGIDSTTGAVALPIYLSTTFERSKDGSYPQGYDYIRSNNPNRDALERCLCELEGGVAAAAFSSGSAATMSVFQALQPGNHIIAPNDAYSGTSLLLREIVAPWGLEVSFVDLTNLSQVQEAIKANTKLIWVETPSNPLLKVTDIVKISAIAHQANALCVCDNTWATPIGQNPLKLGADLVVHSTTKYLGGHSDVLGGVVIAKVEDDFFNKIKNIQKIGGAVASPFDCWLVMRGIQTLPYRMRGHTENAMKVADFLNNHPQVEAVHYPGLKQHLGYQIAVEQMQLFGGMLSFQVKGGRDKAFEVVAKALLFTRATSLGGVESFIEHRASIEGVGTRTPENLLRVSIGLEHADDLIDDLNQALD, from the coding sequence ATGAAAATTGAAACTTTGGCAGTCCATGCTGGGCATGGTATTGATTCTACGACAGGTGCAGTCGCACTACCAATTTATCTGTCTACTACTTTTGAACGTTCAAAAGATGGTAGTTATCCTCAAGGCTATGATTACATTCGTAGTAATAACCCCAACCGAGATGCTTTAGAAAGATGCCTTTGTGAATTGGAGGGGGGAGTTGCTGCGGCGGCTTTTTCTTCGGGTTCTGCTGCCACAATGAGTGTATTTCAGGCTTTACAACCAGGGAACCATATCATTGCACCTAATGATGCTTACTCTGGAACTTCGTTACTGTTGCGAGAAATTGTTGCGCCTTGGGGTTTAGAAGTTAGTTTTGTAGATTTAACTAATCTTAGTCAAGTACAGGAAGCTATCAAAGCGAATACAAAACTTATTTGGGTAGAAACGCCCTCAAATCCGCTACTGAAAGTTACTGATATTGTTAAAATTAGTGCGATCGCACATCAAGCTAATGCCCTCTGCGTATGTGATAATACTTGGGCTACACCAATAGGACAAAACCCTTTAAAACTAGGCGCTGACTTAGTTGTTCATTCTACAACTAAATATTTAGGTGGACACAGCGATGTCTTAGGTGGTGTTGTAATTGCAAAAGTTGAAGATGACTTTTTTAATAAAATTAAGAACATTCAAAAAATTGGTGGTGCTGTTGCTTCTCCCTTCGATTGTTGGTTAGTAATGCGGGGTATTCAAACTTTACCTTATCGGATGCGTGGTCACACGGAAAATGCGATGAAAGTTGCTGATTTTTTAAACAACCACCCTCAAGTTGAAGCTGTGCATTATCCAGGTTTAAAACAACATCTAGGATATCAAATTGCAGTTGAGCAGATGCAGCTTTTTGGGGGAATGTTATCTTTTCAAGTTAAAGGCGGACGAGATAAAGCTTTTGAGGTAGTAGCAAAAGCTCTTTTATTTACTAGGGCAACAAGTTTGGGTGGGGTAGAAAGTTTTATTGAACATCGGGCATCAATTGAAGGAGTAGGAACAAGAACTCCTGAGAATTTGCTACGAGTTTCAATTGGTTTAGAACACGCTGATGATTTGATTGATGATTTGAATCAAGCTTTAGATTAG
- a CDS encoding PspA/IM30 family protein gives MGLIDRIFRVIRANINSLVSQTEDPEKILEQAVSEMQDNLIQLRQAVAGAIATQKRTERQSRQNQSTAEEWYRRAQLALQQNQEELARQALTKRKSYQETAEALQAQLEQQSSIVTRLKQDMRTLESKISEAKTKKDMYIARARSAEATQRLNEMLGNVTTGNTLGAFERMEEKVIQLEAQSEAIASLGTADLEKKFLTIEDTDDIDTELASMKAQILTGKNPTALPSTEPPATNNPSN, from the coding sequence ATGGGATTGATCGATCGCATCTTCAGAGTAATTCGCGCTAACATAAACAGCTTGGTAAGTCAAACAGAAGATCCAGAAAAAATTCTGGAGCAAGCTGTGTCAGAAATGCAGGATAATTTAATTCAACTGCGACAGGCGGTAGCTGGTGCGATCGCCACCCAAAAACGTACTGAGCGGCAATCTAGACAAAATCAATCGACTGCTGAGGAATGGTATCGCCGCGCTCAACTAGCACTACAGCAGAATCAAGAAGAGTTGGCTCGACAAGCTCTCACTAAGCGCAAATCATACCAAGAAACGGCAGAAGCACTGCAAGCCCAACTAGAACAACAAAGTTCAATAGTTACTAGGCTAAAGCAAGATATGCGGACGCTGGAAAGTAAGATTTCTGAGGCGAAAACCAAAAAAGATATGTACATCGCTAGGGCGCGTTCTGCTGAAGCTACTCAAAGGCTTAACGAAATGTTAGGCAATGTCACAACAGGCAATACTTTGGGTGCTTTTGAGCGCATGGAAGAAAAAGTAATACAGCTTGAGGCGCAGTCAGAAGCGATCGCTTCCTTGGGAACCGCAGATTTAGAAAAGAAATTTCTCACTATTGAAGATACTGATGATATTGATACAGAGTTAGCATCTATGAAAGCCCAAATACTTACGGGGAAAAATCCAACCGCGTTACCATCAACAGAACCACCAGCAACCAATAATCCTTCTAATTAG
- a CDS encoding dienelactone hydrolase family protein: protein MKEITRRKFIATATLATGFAIAVPPILAQVINTDDQGLIAGEVKIPVQDGTIPAYRAMPARGNNFPTVLVIQEIFGVHEHLQDICRRFAKLGYLAIAPELFIRQGDVSKLSSIDEIRPIVAKVPDGQVLSDLDATVNWAVKSSRGNAERLGITGFCWGGRITWLYAAHSPQVKAGVAWYGRLVGDTSEIIPGHPIDIASTLRTPVLGLYGGKDTGIPLDTVESMRSRLQSGSSQSEIIVYPDAPHAFFADYRPSYREAEAKEGWQRLQAWFKKYGV from the coding sequence ATGAAAGAAATCACACGCCGCAAATTCATTGCAACAGCTACATTGGCAACGGGATTTGCAATAGCAGTGCCACCCATTCTTGCTCAGGTAATTAATACTGATGATCAGGGATTGATAGCAGGTGAAGTAAAGATTCCCGTTCAAGACGGTACAATTCCTGCCTACAGAGCGATGCCTGCTAGGGGCAATAATTTTCCAACCGTCCTAGTAATTCAGGAAATTTTTGGTGTACACGAGCATCTTCAGGATATTTGCCGTCGCTTTGCTAAGTTGGGGTATTTAGCGATCGCACCTGAATTATTTATACGTCAAGGTGATGTCTCAAAGTTAAGTTCTATCGACGAAATTCGTCCGATTGTAGCTAAAGTACCAGATGGTCAAGTGTTATCTGATCTCGATGCCACAGTAAACTGGGCAGTAAAATCATCTAGGGGCAATGCTGAACGGTTGGGAATTACTGGGTTTTGTTGGGGCGGTCGTATTACCTGGCTTTACGCAGCACACAGCCCGCAAGTAAAAGCTGGTGTAGCCTGGTACGGAAGGCTAGTGGGTGACACTAGCGAAATAATACCAGGACATCCGATTGATATTGCGTCTACCTTGAGAACACCCGTCCTGGGACTCTACGGCGGTAAGGATACGGGCATTCCTCTAGATACAGTAGAATCTATGCGATCGCGCTTACAATCGGGCAGTAGTCAATCTGAAATCATTGTTTACCCTGATGCCCCTCACGCCTTCTTTGCAGACTATCGCCCCTCCTATCGTGAAGCAGAAGCCAAGGAGGGTTGGCAACGTCTCCAAGCATGGTTTAAAAAATATGGCGTGTAA